The Lolium rigidum isolate FL_2022 chromosome 1, APGP_CSIRO_Lrig_0.1, whole genome shotgun sequence region TGAGAAGCTATAGCGGTGCTATAGCGAAGCTATAGCCAGCTATTTTTTCCTTGGGAATATATAGCCAAATAGTTAGGAACTAGCAGTCATTGACCTGAATAACAAGAAGTAATTAGCACGTAATTGTTAGTGCTAATACCATGTGAGATGGATGATGACCCTAAAGAACTACTTAGCCTTACTGGACCACTACCCTACGGCTGATTTGTCAACCTCATATCTGGCGAGCTAGCTCCAGGATCATAGTGAAAGATAccaagattaattcaaccaattcATGATAAGATTGCATCAATTTTTTGTTGCTAGGATGACAAGGTCGTTGACATGATGGAAGAGGATGAACCACTAGAACATGCTCCAACTGTTACTGCTACTGCGCCAACCATTGTCCATGACAAGGTGAACATTGTATCCGTGGCCGTGGGCATATCTTCAGAGCCACCATCCAAGGTCAGCCAAGATCAGAGCATcacggcaccggcaccggcaccagcaccggcaccggcagcGATGGACATGGAGATGGAGGAAGATACGCAGCCCTACCAGCCGTGCCGGAATGCTTCCTTCTTTTCAGGTTTGTGACAATCACCTCAAATTCCAACATTGTTAATGGGAAAAAGTAAGAAGAGGGTAGCAGGCTGTCTGGTGCAGTTTACCTATAGAAAATAGCCTAGATTATGATGGATCCTGATCCGAAAATTCTTTCAGAGTGATTTTTTTCTGTGGCCAAGTAAATTCTGAATATCCTACCAATTGCAGGTTTCTTCTGACTTCTGAGTGGCACCCTACTGAACAGAAAATAGCCTGGATTACATAGGATCCTGATGGAGCCTGCTGGGATGTGGCCAACATAGATAGAAGCATAGAGCATGTCAGTTTCATGTTGTTGCAGTGTAATTCTATCAGTACATGTTGTTGGTCTAATCTAAATATACTGATGTAACAGTGTAATGGTTACTAGTATATCTTATAAATTGCATCGGCAGATTTTGATTGTGGACAATTATCCTTTTGTAAGGTATACAGGATTTGggaattttttttgttattgACAACCCAAAGGTCCTAGCCTCAACTCCATTCGCCACTATAAAAGATGTGCGTTTTAACTGATAAACTGTTTCAAATAGCTTAAGCTATCTTTTGCTGCTCTTTTTTACATTGAAAAATATCAGCACATACAATGTTGTCCACCTTATAGAATATAGAGCAAACAATTTAGTTACTGTCCTTCAGCAGAGAATAACAAATATTCATATTGCACCAGAAATAAACAAATTGTGTGTGCTCTGCACCCGCATAAACAGTAAATACCAAACATAACAATTGTAAGCAAAGAAAGCTGAACAAAACCTTCTCTAGTCAGAAAAGTCAAACAAATGCCAGGTGATCGTAGTTAGGCTCTTCGTCTCAGCACTATATATAATGGCAGTACAGCCTGCTACAATTAGGAAATATACAACTATAATCTCTTCACAAACTCTTAAGGAATAGCTTACAAGTATACAACAATGGTCTGCTGAAGCCTCAAGGTGTTCAGCCATGAATATTTTCCCTCCAGGGAAAAAGGTAAGAAAAAGAATCATGTATGTGAATTCTTGCTATTAAGTGGACATTTCAGCCGAAAAAGGGCAGCAGTAGAAGAAGTTTCTCCGCAAAATGGCCACTAAATTATCCCTGACTACTCTCTATAGCTGAGTATGTGTTGCAGCTTCTGTTGTAGATTAACTTTTAGTACAAGGAGGCGCCATGCCTTTCTCTCCTTTTGCAGCACTAGTCTCCAGAGACATATTCCTTTTGTGTGTAGTACTTGTCTTCACTCGCCTTCTTTTTCAagtttcttttctgtttacagAAATTCCCAAGAATAAGAATGTTTAGTAGGAGTAAAATGTGTTTAAGCTAactaaaatagaaaaatgaattgTGTATTTATCAAGTCCCTGGGAATGTAGTAATGTGTACCTTGTATGCTTCGTGGTTATCAATTATTCTTGTAGCCACTGAAACTGATGTTATTGTTTTGGGGCTTGTGACTGTTTGGAAAATACCAATACTCTTTGGAAGGGCATAAGGATCAACTTCAACCTGCAGAATGAGTCCATCAAGTTTTAAATTTGTACAACTAATTTAGGTAAGTCGCCATCAGGATACATTAGATTGTGATTAAGTGCTTACTACAGAACTGCCCTCGGCTACTGTCCCATGCACAACCAATGAAATGTTGAACGTAGTGATCTGCACCATTTGACAAAAGAGAAGATTTGAGGGTCTGCTAACAGCAATCGCTGCACAGTATACAATGTAACCATTCTTGAAACTTAACCATTAAGGTATGAGAAATATACTGAATCAACTCACAGAAATTTATAACATACCATATCCCTTGAAACTTCTCGTGGTGCGCCTATTATAACTTCGTCAACATAGCGACATGCAAGCACACTAAGAGTACGCTCATGGAGATGCATGATAGGACGACAGCCTCTTCTTTCCCTGGACAATTGGTTCTCATAAGGATGGTATATTTTTTTGCGAAGAGAAGCTAAGTAACATGAACTGTCTGTTCTTTTATTAACACAAATAACAGGAATTCGTCTGGTACATATAGTTGATCCATTGATGGTGAACAACTTCAACTgataactgcaaaagatattaaaTACGCACCTGATGGCCTGGTCATCATGAACACCCACAAGAAGGAAGTCACCAAGTTGCCTAGCACTTCTGAGGATCTGCATTAGACAATAACATGAAATATGTTCAGCGGCAAGATATGAACCACACTCAAGACCAAATTTAGCGAATTACTTATGAGAAAATAATTTTCATCAGAATCAAAAAAGGTACCTCAACATGACCAGCATGGAAAAGATCAAATGCGCCATCTATATACACGACGCGAGCACCTGGCGAAGGAGCCTGAACGCACATGAGAATATTTTTCAACAAATGCAATACAAGGTCATCATCACAGAAACATGCAAAATTGAATTGTCAACTTTCTACTTTCAATGTTAGCATTAACAACACCATGAATGTAATGGTACAGTGGAGGCGTTAAATGGTAATTTTATGCTTAGTTGGACAATATATAGCAGACCAATCTTTCTGCAAATGCCATAGAACGCTGAAAAAGAAAAGCAGTAAGGGTGACAGCTGGGGATGAGTTCCTTAAATTCGCATACCTGCCCATTTGAAAACTGCATGATTCGGCGAGAAGTTGGAAGAAAATTAGATAGCTGACTTTTCATTTGGTCACTTGATTCTGCTCCAGCAGTCTCAGTAACACCATCTTTATGCTTGAATGTTAGCAATATCCTCCCTGTGTGGGATGAAATTGTTCCCATGTAAGATTTTGAATGCATAAAATAGGACACTGTCTAGAATGATCATGTAAAACATTTTCAAATAATTCATGATATGCTTTTTCACAAACTTCAAAACGGTTTGCAACAAGAAAATATCTGGTGCCAAAATTAATAATGATGTTACTAATCCATATGATCATCTTACCAACTATATCGGTGCTTGAGACACCTTCAGTACGCTTGATTTGCTTGTATCGTCCAGCCTTCTTTGCTAAGGCATAAGCATCAGTTCCATCAGGTAGAAGACAGGGATCATCTCCATGTATAATGTAATCGATGTTGTATTTATTGAAGAGGGTATTCATAAATTCTTCTGTAATCTCATAGGGTGCATTGGGAATGACCTCATCCACCCACTTTAATCCACTAACAAGTGTTAACCTAGAAATAAAAAACATACAGAGAAAATTGAGAGCTTGAACATTTATCAAACATCAGTATAATTTCCAGTTATGGTAAAAATAAGATAggttatgccatctctattttAGCTTATCAGGACCATAAGTCTGAAGTTGGTCCCCTGAAAGGTAACATAACTTCACCAATCTCATAGTTGAGCACTGACACACAAAATAGATTCAGCAGATTTTTGTAGTATGCATCAAAAATAGTAGAGAATATTCCCAGCTCTAATGATGAAGACCAGGAGTCATATATTTAGATAAAGTTAAGAAAAATCGAGGACTCTTAACAAGTTTTCAAGCTAATTTGCAATCCTGCAGCTAACAATGTCAACATATGCTTTGTAGAAAAATAACACGGAGTAGTGTATTTCATAGGATAAAGGAAATAGTGTCTATAGTACCTCTCTTCCATGGAAAGCACTGGCGGGCCCTTATTCGCCACAATTTCCTCATCACTGACAACTCCCACTACCAGTTGATCTCCTAACAGCTTGGCCTGTCGCAAGGCGTTTGCGTGGCCGTAGTGCATGAGGTCAAAGCACCCATCCATGTACACTCTCACGGGCCTTTGCCGTTCTCTCTTCCTGGGAAGTTGATCCAAATATGGCCAAAAATATGGAGCAAAAGGCGCACCGATTCCTCCAAAATAGCCAGTGGATAAGCAAAGAATCGCCACAGTGAGCATAACTCCCCCGATCCCGAAAAACTGCGAATAGTATCCGCCGTTCCATAGCCCCTGGTTGTTCTCAAATGCTAGCAAACCCATCATCATGCTGAGCCGTAGATGTATCGTCCTAGCGGTGCTTCTGGAAAACAGGAGTAAATGGCCAAAATGAGACTCCAGAGTCGGTCGACGGATCGTCACGGCAAGAAAGGGTAGGCATATATATAATAGAATGAAAAGGAAATGGAAACATGTCATTGTCCAAACTATGGGGACGCGAACAACTCCTTACAGATTAATTTCTCTGTTGTGTTCAGAACAAGAAAGGGACTTGATGGTCAGATGGGCCTTTTTGGCTAGTTTGTAAATTACAGTACTATTAAACGGTTGACAGGTATTTAACGTACTGCCGCGATCAAGTGTATTTCTGAAGGTGCTTAGCTGCGAA contains the following coding sequences:
- the LOC124690217 gene encoding ethanolamine-phosphate cytidylyltransferase-like, translated to MMMGLLAFENNQGLWNGGYYSQFFGIGGVMLTVAILCLSTGYFGGIGAPFAPYFWPYLDQLPRKRERQRPVRVYMDGCFDLMHYGHANALRQAKLLGDQLVVGVVSDEEIVANKGPPVLSMEERLTLVSGLKWVDEVIPNAPYEITEEFMNTLFNKYNIDYIIHGDDPCLLPDGTDAYALAKKAGRYKQIKRTEGVSSTDIVGRILLTFKHKDGVTETAGAESSDQMKSQLSNFLPTSRRIMQFSNGQAPSPGARVVYIDGAFDLFHAGHVEILRSARQLGDFLLVGVHDDQAIRERRGCRPIMHLHERTLSVLACRYVDEVIIGAPREVSRDMITTFNISLVVHGTVAEGSSVVEVDPYALPKSIGIFQTVTSPKTITSVSVATRIIDNHEAYKKRNLKKKASEDKYYTQKEYVSGD